In Streptococcus gallolyticus subsp. gallolyticus DSM 16831, the sequence CCAACAAAGACACCTTCTGCACCCAAATGCATCATTAGCGCTGCATCTGCTGGCGTCGCCACACCACCTGCGGCAAATAAAACAACTGGCAATTTTCCAGTTTCGTGCACTTCTTTGACTAATTCATATGGCACTTGAAGCTCTTTTGCGGCATGGTACAATTCGTCATCACGAAGTGATTGAAGGCGAGCAATTTCTTGATTCATTCGGCGCAAATGACGGACAGCTTGAATGACATCGCCTGTACCAGGTTCACCTTTTGAACGAATCATACTAGCGCCTTCAGAAATACGGCGTAAGGCTTCCCCAAGATTTTTAGCACCACAAACAAAAGGCACCTCAAAGCTTGTTTTATCAATATGATAACGGTCATCTGCTGGTGAAAGCACCTCACTTTCATCAATGTAATCAATCTCAATAGCTTCTAAAATCTGAGCTTCAACAAAATGCCCAATGCGAACTTTTGCCATGACTGGAATAGAAACCGCTTCTTGAATTTCTTTAATCATTTTTGGGTCACTCATGCGAGAAACACCGCCTGCGGCTCGAATATCAGCTGGAATTCTTTCAAGTGCCATAACGGCACAAGCACCAGCAGCTTCAGCGATTTTAGCTTGTTCTGGTGTTGTCACATCCATAATAACCCCACCTTTAAGCATTTGAGCCAATTGTTTGTTGAGTTGATAACGTTGATTTGTCATAAGAAATACCTCATTTACTTTTTAATTGATTTTCATTATAATAAAAACTGACATGGTATCAAGTGCCATTTTAAAACTTTTTTACAAGGTCAGATTGGAGATTTATGCTTACTTACACTTTGGATAATCACGGAAAAATTCCGCTTTACGAACAACTTTACCGCGCTATTAAAATAGACATTACAAATGGCACATTGAAAGCAAATGATAAATTACCTTCTAAGCGTAGTTTGGCTAAACATCTGGGCATTTCCATTGTCACCGTTGAAACCAGCTATCAACAATTAAAAGCTGAAGGCTACATTTACAGTCAAGCTAAAAAAGGCTTTTTCGTTGCTAATATTAAGCCACATCGTCCGCCAGTTAAAAAGACAGTAAGGTTAGTTTCAACTCCAGCAAGCATGCCAGATGAGACAAAACCGACCTTAAACCTTAGCAATAATCAGACGAATTCTGAAACATTTCCCTTTGCCACTTGGTCAAAATTAGTCCGCCAAGTCCTCAATAATTGTCAAAATGAGCTGGTCACTCCTTCTCCTAGTAAAGGTGTGCCACTTCTTCGGCAAGCTATTGCCAACCATTTAAATGATTATCGGGGAATGGCTGTTGACCCAAGGCAAATCATTATTGGAGCTGGGACTGAATACCTCTACACGCTCTTGATTCAACTTCTGGGGCTGGATAGAACCGTTGCTCTAGAAGAACCGAGTTATCCTAAAATCACCGAAATCTACCGACAATTTAATATTAATCCTATCTATATTCCTATGGAAAATGACGGACTTGATACGGCTCAACTCAAAAAATCGACAGCTGATACTGTTCATTTGTCGCCCTCTCATCAATTTCCGACTGGTGCCATTCTTTCTATTAGTAAACGTTACGAATTGCTTAGTTGGGCAAGTCAAGGTAACCGCTATATTATTGAAGATGATTATGATAGTGAATTTCGTTTTCAAGGCTTGCCCATTCCGAGCCTCCAAGAAATTGATAGTTCAGGAAAAGTCATCTATATCAACACTTTCAGCAAAAGCCTTGCTTCCACACTGCGAATAAGTTACATGATACTTCCACCTCAATTATTAGATACATTTGAAGAAAAGCTAAGTTTTTACAACAATACCGTTTCTAATCTGGAACAATACACCTTGGCTTACTTTATTCAAGAGGGGTATTTTGAAAAGCATTTAAATCGTATGCGGCTCTTTTATCAGAAAAAACGTGATGAATTGATTCATCGTTTGATGACAAGTCCGCTAAACAAACGAATAAGCATTCATGAGCAAGAATCGGGTTTGCATTTCATCTTGCATATTCAAAGTGACCTATCTGAACAAACAATTTGCCAATTGGCTAAAAAACATGGACTGCAGATGACACCATTATCGCGCTATTATCGTTGCCAAAACACGTATTCTGACAAGGATTTTATCATTAATTACGCCAATATCACCTCACCTGACATCGACAAGATTATTAATATTTTGTTGCAAATTGTTCCTTAATTATTTCAAAAATAACATTTTTCCCAAACATTACAAAAAATACTATTGACAAAGTTCGGATTTTGCTTTAAGATAGTAAACGAATTAAATAGCAAACCGAATGATGTCATTCAGGAGAAGAAAGCTTGCCTTTCGCCGAAGGAGTTACGCTCTCAGGTGTCATAGACAGGACTGGGTGACGGACGGACTTCTGGAGAGACCTTGTTATCAAATGATTTGATAACAGCTAGAATTTCCACTAGAGTCAGTAGTGTTTTTAAGGACTTTGTATTACTTACTGATTGCTAATTGGGTTATCTAGATTAGGCGCCGAAGGGGCAAGGTTGACCTTTGTCAACTCAAACTCTCAGGCAAAAGGACAGAAGATAAGAATGGATTCACAAGCGAGCATTAGGCTTGCTAAGTCTTCTTATCACTTTTCAGGAGTTATCTTTTTAGATAACTCTTTTTCTATTGGCATCTTTGGCGCTATATTTAAAATGGGGAGACTATTTCTTTTTATGTTAGACTTTTATACTTTACTTGATGATATTGTCTGGGGAGCACCGCTTTTAATCTTGCTCGTTGGGACTGGTGTTTACTTAACTGTCCGCCTCGGCTTACTTCAAGTGATTAAATTACCTAAAGCATTTAAATTAATCTTTGCTGATGATAAAGGGCAGGGAGATATTTCAAGTTTTGCTGCTTTGGCTACTGCACTTGCCGCTACCGTCGGTACAGGGAATATCGTTGGGGTGGCAACAGCTATTAAAGCTGGTGGACCAGGCGCACTCTTTTGGATGTGGATGGCTGCTTTCTTTGGAATGGCGACAAAATATTCTGAAGGGCTTCTTGCCATTAAATACCGTACTAAAGATGATAATGGTGAAATTTCTGGTGGTCCAATGTATTACATCCTCAATGGTATGGGAAAACGTTGGAAACCTTTAGCTGTTTTCTTTGCAGTTGCTGGTGTTTTGGTTGCTTATTTTGGTATTGGGACATTCTCACAAGTAAACTCAATTACATCATCACTTGAAAATTCCTTTGGTTTGGCGCCACAAATCGTAAGTGTTGTCATTGCAGTTCTTGTTGCTATCATCATTTTTGGCGGTATTCAATCTATCTCAAAAGTAGCCGAAAAAGTCGTGCCTTTCATGGCTATCATTTATATCGTTGCTACGCTTGCTGTTATTTTTGCTCACGCCAATCAAATCCTACCAGCGTTTGGTGAAATTTTCTCTGGTGCCTTTACTGGTACGGCTGCAGTCGGTGGTTTTGCTGGAGCAGTCGTTAAAGACGCTATCCAAAAAGGGATTGCTCGTGGTGTTTTCTCTAATGAATCTGGGCTTGGTTCTGCTCCAATCGCTGCTGCCGCTGCTAAGACAGAAGAACCTGTTGAACAAGGGCTTATCTCAATGACAGGGACTTTCATTGATACAATCATCATTTGTACTTTGACTGGGCTTTCTATCATTGTTACTGGAAAATGGACTGTTTCTGGTCTTGAAGGTGCCCCGTTGACACAAGCTGCCTTCTCATCAATCTTTGGAACGCCCGGTGCGATTGCTCTTACATTCTGTCTTGTGTTGTTTGCCTTTACGACAATCCTTGGTTGGTCTTATTACGGTGAACGTTGTTTTGAATTCCTTTTCGGAACAAAACACATCAAACTTTATCGTAGTATCTTCGTTGTTATGGTTGCCCTCGGCGGCTTCCTCAAATTAGAATTGATTTGGGTTATTGCTGATATCGTTAATGGACTTATGGCTTTACCAAACTTGATTGCCCTCTTGGCACTCTCACCAGTCATTATCCATGAAACAAAACGTTATTTTGCCAAGAAATAAATTTAAAAAAATTAGCTGAGCACTTGTCTCAGCTAATTTTATTTTCTTAATTTTTCAAACCGACAACAACTGGAATAATACCGATAAGTAGTACCAGACCAACTAGACTTAAAACGAACCCGATAACAAAATTTCCTGAGCTAATCAAGGCAAAACCACCACCGAAAACAAGCGCAGCAACAACGGAATAGACTACTTTTCCAACTAGTTTTGGATTGACGTTTGGAGCTCCTTTGCCAGCCAAGCGACGTTGAATCACCCAAGAAATCACTTCGAGCAGGAGACCAACGATAGCAACTGGCAAGCCGATATTTTGCAAGTGCCAATCAGGAAGTGTAAACATGCACATCCCAAGAGCCAAGACTAAAGTGCTAACTGTATAGGTAATAAGTGTGATAAAATCTGATTTTTTCATGTTTTGTCCTTTCTATTTACCAAAACGATTTAATATTTATGAGATTTAGCTTTTTCGTTAATGTCTTTTGAACGTGTTTTTGATTTTTCAGCTGATGCTGCTAAACGTTTCTTAGCCTCTTCGACACTTTCACCGTCTTTTGTAAAGAATTTTTCAATGAATTTGTCTGAAACTTTATTGAATCCGTTGACAGCGCCAGTTTCTGTGGCTTTGTAAGCACCGACAACTGTTTTTTCAATGGTTTTATGAGTGGCACCAACTTTTTCAGCAATTTTTTCATTTTTTTCTGTAATTGACATATCCAAGAACTCCTTTCCTTTGATAATCCTAGTATAGAAATTTTTAGTGCCTTTTAACACAACAACTTTTAAAGAAAGTGTCGGATATGAAAAAAACACCCTAGGGTGCTTTTCAGAAATAAGAGAGAATGTTTAACTGTAGGATAGCTATTTATTGAGATGATTTTTTACTTTATTGCTCCAATTAATAGCACCATTCTCATAGGCTTCTTCTTGGAGTAAATCAGCAATTGTCAATGTATCCAACTCGTGATAGAATGCAAAAAGTCCTTTTTCCAATGTTTGTTGAACCTTATTTTCAACTTGTTTGACGTGACTTGTATCATCATAGATGTGATGAGCCATATGTTTGAATTCGATAACATTAGCTTGTAAATCAAGAGCAAAAAAGACGTCTTTAAGTGTGATAGTTGTCACAGATTGGGCTAACTGATACCCACCAACTTTACTAGCATTTGATTGAATGAGACCTGCTCTTGTTAATTTAACAAGGATTTTTTTCAAATAAGAATCCGACACTTCTAAAATATCACTAAGAACATGACTTTTAACTGGTGTATGATTTTCTTGTAAAGCTAACATCGTTAGCACATAAACCGCTTGCTCAAAGCTTTTATTTAATTTCATTATGACCTCTTGATTAGTTGTGTTATTAACTCATTAGCGACATCGTCAACATGGACAGGTTTTAGCATTTTTACTAAAACACCCACCACTTTCAAAATAGGAACCATTTTGGCTAAAGTATCAGCTCGTCCATTCCCATAGACAATCGTTGGCTCAACCACTGCTAATGGAATATCTGATTTTTCCAAAGATTCGATAATCAGCTTCTTCCCATTTACAAACGATTTCGGACCGAGAACACCACCAATAAACCCCATTGCTTTAACACGATGTTTTTCAGCAACCCTAAGCATAACTTGAGCAGGTAAATTATTAACTTTTTTAAATAGGTCAACATCTTTTTCTGGTCGTCCAATAAAATCGATAATATAATCAATTTTTTCTGGCAATACTGCTTCAACTGCTCCCACAGATGTGACGTCAACAGCTATATTTTTAATACGCGAATCCTTCAATTCATTTTTTCCAGAACGCGATAAAACGTAAAATTCAGCACTTGAATCTTTTTTTAGCCAATTTTTAGTGACATTCCGACCGATATAACCATTTCCGCCTAATAATACAATTGTTGTCATCACATGCTCCATTCTTTGGATATTTTTTATCTACGGTTTATATTTTATATCTTGAGACTTTTTTTGTCAAAAGATAAGTTCAAAAAATTCTTAAGATTAATTATCTCAAGAATTTTGGTATTAAAATACTTTAATTTTCCTTTAAATACGCTTCGATAACTTGGAAAACGCCTGATTTGGTATTAGCTGGTGCAGTAAATCTGGCTGTTTCTTTCACGCGCTCTGTCGCATTTTCCATAGCATAAGAATGATAAGCCAAAGACAACATGGCTAGGTCGTTATCTCCGTCGCCAAATGCCATAAGTTCATCTGGGCTAATGTCAAAAAGTGTCATGATTTGCTTTAATCCCCAAGCTTTATCAATATTTGGTAGGACAACATCAAGCGCTCCAAAACCGCTTGCCATTGGCACCAAGTCAGGAAATTCACGCCTAAAATCGTTGGTTACCTTTTCTTCTGCTGACATTGGAACCTTCATGGTTATCTTATTAATGGCTTCCTGTGGTATTTCAGACATATTATCAAGTAAAATCACATTCGGAAAGCTGTTATTATAGTAATCCAAACTGGCTTTATCTGCTAAGTTATCGCATGAAAAAGCCCCTTTGGTCATATAAGAATGCTCTGGCGATGAAACAACAATATGATAGTCATCAAAATGATGTTCATAATAAGCAAACAAATGCTCCAACTGCTTCTCACTCAGATTTTTTAAAATCTTGGTCTCATTTTTCACAATAACGTGACTGCCATTGCCGACAACGTAAGCCAATCTATCTGACTGCTCACCAAAAATATGACGCATCCGCGAAATCTGATTACCAGTTACCACGACAAATAAAATCTCACGTTTTTCCAATTCTTCGAGTATTTTTTCAAATCGCTCAATGTCATATCGCCCATTTTCGTCTAAAAAAGTCCCGTCCATATCAACGGCAATCATCTTGATCATCGTCCTATTATTCCTCACTATCCATTCAAGTTTATTTCTATTATATCATGATACTGTGATGAATAATCAAAAAAGCTGAAAGCAATTTCACAATTACTTTCAGCTTCTTCTATTAAATATCTGTAATTTTGACAAATGGATTTCCTAAACCACGAGTATCCACGCTTTGCGTACTTTGTTCATTCCAAAGCGAAGCAATTGGATACCAACCGTTATTGGCTGAATTGTATGGGTCTGAAACATAAGTATTTCCATTTGAGTAACCTTTTAGAACAATTTCATGGCTAGTACCATAACCCCATGGTGAGAATTTATCTTGTTGAACGGCTGCCACCACATGATGCCCTTCTTTGAGAGCACTTGTTAGCGCAGCTGAGGAATTAATAACAGTCGGTGTCAAGCCCCATTGACGAGAGGCAACCAAAATACCATTTCCTGTTGTTCCTTCTGTGCCTCGGTTAAATTCAACAGTATTGTTGTAAAGGTAACTTGCTACCGTTGTTGGTAGCACTTCAGTATTGGTCAATGCTGAAAAGACCATGGCAAGACTTGTTGGCACACAACCAGTTGAAGCCATTGTGTAATAGCCATAACGCGTATTTGCCCAACGTCCGTCACGTTGATTATAATACGGTGTGTTGTAGTTGGTTTGTTTAACGGTGAAATCTGTTGATGTCAAGAAATACATCTGCCCATTATCAGATTGATAAGCATGAAGATGATATGTGCCTGTACCAGAATGATTTGCTACATTGATAAGACCAGTTGCGGTTGTTCCTGATGTCGTAGCGTCATACCATTTAATATCATCTTGTCCATTCGTATCAGACCAAACAGCGTATTTCACCGTTCCACTTGAATAAACACCAGAAATCGTCACACTATAAACACCAGTACCTTTATAGCTTGTTGTCGCCTTGGCTGTTGATTGTGTTTTCGTTAACGCATAACTTCCCAAGGCATAACCAACGGTATCACCGCTTGTTGTTTTGACATATACGTGAACAGTATAATCGCCAGAAATATTGTGATGATATTTTTCATCAACAGTCACAACTACTTTACCATTGACAACACTTGAAGTTGTGTACCAGTGAATATTTTTTTGTTCTGCTTGTGACCATGCAGCGACTGCAACGCTAGCAATATCTTTAGAAGTTTCTGTTTCTGCAATTACCACTTGCAAGGTTCCGTTAGCAGCATTGTGATTTTGAACTGTTACGGTTGGATTAGTAAGCTTTTCTGAGAATGTTAAATCAATACCACTTGTCGCTGTTAACCCAATGAAAGAGTTGGTAACGGCACTTGTTCCATAAACATGAACATTATAATGCCCTGATTCAAAGTTATGATTTTTGGCATAGAAAGTGTAAGTGTAGCTGCCGTCTGACTGCTTAGTAGCTTGATACCATTTAATATCATCTTGTCCTTTGTTTTCAGTCCAAGTTGGTAGGACAATACTAGTCATGTAAGCTGGCACGTCGCTAATAGTAACTTTAACAGATGTTTCGCTGACCTTAGTCAAATCAACAGAAACACTAGGTTTGACAACATCGATACTTGTGGTATTCAATCCAATCATGCGTCCGTTAACAACACCGTATGTGTGAATAAGATATTTACCATAATCACCAGTATATTTAGCTGTTAATTCTCCGTTAGAAGGAACTTTATACCAGACAATATCATCTTGGTCGTTTTTAGCAGACCAGACCGCATGATAAACAGTCATTGCCTTGCTAACATCACTTGGTATTGTAATATTAATCCCTTTTTGACCGAGACTAGCTGACACCGCAATATCTCCAAATGCATAGTCACCTTGGAAACTTGTTCCCAACAAACCTGTTAGAGAATTGGTAACCGCACTTGTTCCGTAAACGTGGACATTGTACTTACCACTTTCAAGGTTGTGTTCGGCAACGCTGATAGTTGCTGAATACGTTGTCGTTGAATCCTTAGTTGTCTTATACCAGATAATGTCATCTTGTCCTTTGTTTTCCGTCCACGTTGGCAAGCTTACACTAGTAATATAAACTGGTACGTCTGTGACGGTCACTTTATAAGTTGTGGCGCTGGCTTTTGTAATGGTTACTTTAGCACTCGGTTTTGGAACATTAATTGTTGTTCCGTTCAGTCCAGTCATCTTTCCATTGAGATTTTGGTACGTGTGAACATTATATTTACCGTATGAGCCCGTATATTTAGCGGTTGCTTTTCCGTTGCTGTCTGCGATGTACCAAACTAAGTCATCTTGACCGTTAACGTCAGACCAAACCGCAAACATGATTTTAGCACCACTTGCAATGGCTTGATTATATTGTAAGTTAAAGCCGTTGCTTGCTAAAGAAACACTTGTGACTTCGTTAGTCGCATTTCCAGTTGCTCCACGCTCAACAGTCGCATTGTCAGCCGATTCTTCGACGGTTGCTAGTTGTTCATCAGTTTGGACAGAATCTTGTGTATCGGTTGTAACATCTTCTGTTTGCTCTGTTATTTCACTATCAGACACTTTTGTATCTGTAGTGGCTTGTGAGCTTTCTGATGACACGTCTTTTGCTGTTTCAGACTCAACATTTTCATCAGTTGTCGTCTGTTCTTGAACGTCAGCTTGGTTATCTTCAGAAACCACTTCTTGTTCATCATTAACCGTTGCGGTCTTGTCGCTGTCAACACTTTCTACTTCAACGGTTTCGTTGTCAGATTCTCCTTGGACAGCTGATGACTCAACGACTGTTTCAATAGTTGCTGCTGTATCCACGCTTGTTTCATCTGCGCTAACGTTTGTTGTTCCCAAAGCAGCAATTAAAGCTCCCGATAGTAGCAAAGTTCCAATGGCACCATAGGCTTTTGATTTTTTGATTGTTCCATGACCTTTTTGTTTCATAATAATCTCCATAAAAAGTTATTTCAATTTTCTCTATTATTTTAACATAACTTTAATCTTAAAAGAAGAAACATTAGAGCAATTTTCTGACTTTTTTCAACTAAAAAACTTCCGCCAAAAGACGGAAGTGCTACTATTTTTCAAAAAATCCTTGAATTCCCGAGCTTGTTAAAATGATAGCTCGATTAATGATTTCATTTAATGCTATTACTTTCCCACTTGCAATCCATTGTTTATAGATTTCAAGGCTAACGGTGTTGGCATAGTTGACAATCAATTTTTTATCAAAATCAGATAACTTCTGATAAACAGAAGATTTTCCCCAAGTCACATCATTAACTTGTCCAATCATCTTGTTTCGGACA encodes:
- the pdxS gene encoding pyridoxal 5'-phosphate synthase lyase subunit PdxS; this translates as MTNQRYQLNKQLAQMLKGGVIMDVTTPEQAKIAEAAGACAVMALERIPADIRAAGGVSRMSDPKMIKEIQEAVSIPVMAKVRIGHFVEAQILEAIEIDYIDESEVLSPADDRYHIDKTSFEVPFVCGAKNLGEALRRISEGASMIRSKGEPGTGDVIQAVRHLRRMNQEIARLQSLRDDELYHAAKELQVPYELVKEVHETGKLPVVLFAAGGVATPADAALMMHLGAEGVFVGSGIFKSGDPEKRARAIVQAVTNYQDKALLAKLSENIGEAMVGINEDEIQLLMAERGI
- a CDS encoding PLP-dependent aminotransferase family protein: MLTYTLDNHGKIPLYEQLYRAIKIDITNGTLKANDKLPSKRSLAKHLGISIVTVETSYQQLKAEGYIYSQAKKGFFVANIKPHRPPVKKTVRLVSTPASMPDETKPTLNLSNNQTNSETFPFATWSKLVRQVLNNCQNELVTPSPSKGVPLLRQAIANHLNDYRGMAVDPRQIIIGAGTEYLYTLLIQLLGLDRTVALEEPSYPKITEIYRQFNINPIYIPMENDGLDTAQLKKSTADTVHLSPSHQFPTGAILSISKRYELLSWASQGNRYIIEDDYDSEFRFQGLPIPSLQEIDSSGKVIYINTFSKSLASTLRISYMILPPQLLDTFEEKLSFYNNTVSNLEQYTLAYFIQEGYFEKHLNRMRLFYQKKRDELIHRLMTSPLNKRISIHEQESGLHFILHIQSDLSEQTICQLAKKHGLQMTPLSRYYRCQNTYSDKDFIINYANITSPDIDKIINILLQIVP
- a CDS encoding alanine/glycine:cation symporter family protein, with protein sequence MLDFYTLLDDIVWGAPLLILLVGTGVYLTVRLGLLQVIKLPKAFKLIFADDKGQGDISSFAALATALAATVGTGNIVGVATAIKAGGPGALFWMWMAAFFGMATKYSEGLLAIKYRTKDDNGEISGGPMYYILNGMGKRWKPLAVFFAVAGVLVAYFGIGTFSQVNSITSSLENSFGLAPQIVSVVIAVLVAIIIFGGIQSISKVAEKVVPFMAIIYIVATLAVIFAHANQILPAFGEIFSGAFTGTAAVGGFAGAVVKDAIQKGIARGVFSNESGLGSAPIAAAAAKTEEPVEQGLISMTGTFIDTIIICTLTGLSIIVTGKWTVSGLEGAPLTQAAFSSIFGTPGAIALTFCLVLFAFTTILGWSYYGERCFEFLFGTKHIKLYRSIFVVMVALGGFLKLELIWVIADIVNGLMALPNLIALLALSPVIIHETKRYFAKK
- a CDS encoding RrF2 family transcriptional regulator, producing MKLNKSFEQAVYVLTMLALQENHTPVKSHVLSDILEVSDSYLKKILVKLTRAGLIQSNASKVGGYQLAQSVTTITLKDVFFALDLQANVIEFKHMAHHIYDDTSHVKQVENKVQQTLEKGLFAFYHELDTLTIADLLQEEAYENGAINWSNKVKNHLNK
- a CDS encoding NAD-dependent epimerase/dehydratase family protein → MTTIVLLGGNGYIGRNVTKNWLKKDSSAEFYVLSRSGKNELKDSRIKNIAVDVTSVGAVEAVLPEKIDYIIDFIGRPEKDVDLFKKVNNLPAQVMLRVAEKHRVKAMGFIGGVLGPKSFVNGKKLIIESLEKSDIPLAVVEPTIVYGNGRADTLAKMVPILKVVGVLVKMLKPVHVDDVANELITQLIKRS
- a CDS encoding Cof-type HAD-IIB family hydrolase; this translates as MIKMIAVDMDGTFLDENGRYDIERFEKILEELEKREILFVVVTGNQISRMRHIFGEQSDRLAYVVGNGSHVIVKNETKILKNLSEKQLEHLFAYYEHHFDDYHIVVSSPEHSYMTKGAFSCDNLADKASLDYYNNSFPNVILLDNMSEIPQEAINKITMKVPMSAEEKVTNDFRREFPDLVPMASGFGALDVVLPNIDKAWGLKQIMTLFDISPDELMAFGDGDNDLAMLSLAYHSYAMENATERVKETARFTAPANTKSGVFQVIEAYLKEN
- a CDS encoding GBS Bsp-like repeat-containing protein, coding for MKQKGHGTIKKSKAYGAIGTLLLSGALIAALGTTNVSADETSVDTAATIETVVESSAVQGESDNETVEVESVDSDKTATVNDEQEVVSEDNQADVQEQTTTDENVESETAKDVSSESSQATTDTKVSDSEITEQTEDVTTDTQDSVQTDEQLATVEESADNATVERGATGNATNEVTSVSLASNGFNLQYNQAIASGAKIMFAVWSDVNGQDDLVWYIADSNGKATAKYTGSYGKYNVHTYQNLNGKMTGLNGTTINVPKPSAKVTITKASATTYKVTVTDVPVYITSVSLPTWTENKGQDDIIWYKTTKDSTTTYSATISVAEHNLESGKYNVHVYGTSAVTNSLTGLLGTSFQGDYAFGDIAVSASLGQKGINITIPSDVSKAMTVYHAVWSAKNDQDDIVWYKVPSNGELTAKYTGDYGKYLIHTYGVVNGRMIGLNTTSIDVVKPSVSVDLTKVSETSVKVTISDVPAYMTSIVLPTWTENKGQDDIKWYQATKQSDGSYTYTFYAKNHNFESGHYNVHVYGTSAVTNSFIGLTATSGIDLTFSEKLTNPTVTVQNHNAANGTLQVVIAETETSKDIASVAVAAWSQAEQKNIHWYTTSSVVNGKVVVTVDEKYHHNISGDYTVHVYVKTTSGDTVGYALGSYALTKTQSTAKATTSYKGTGVYSVTISGVYSSGTVKYAVWSDTNGQDDIKWYDATTSGTTATGLINVANHSGTGTYHLHAYQSDNGQMYFLTSTDFTVKQTNYNTPYYNQRDGRWANTRYGYYTMASTGCVPTSLAMVFSALTNTEVLPTTVASYLYNNTVEFNRGTEGTTGNGILVASRQWGLTPTVINSSAALTSALKEGHHVVAAVQQDKFSPWGYGTSHEIVLKGYSNGNTYVSDPYNSANNGWYPIASLWNEQSTQSVDTRGLGNPFVKITDI